AGAAGTGATGAATATTGTTGGTAATATCGAAGGTAAGGTTGCCATCTTAATTGATGATATTATTGATACAGCGGGCACGATTACACTCGCTGCTAACGCATTAGTCGAAAATGGTGCAGCTGAAGTTTATGCATGCTGTACGCATCCAGTACTATCTGGTCCTGCTATCGAGCGCATCGATAATTCAAAGATTAAGGAATTAGTTATTACGAATTCCATTTGTCTACCAGAAGAGAAAAGAAGCGAAAAAATCGTACATTTATCTGTAGCGCCTTTAATCGGTGAAGCAATTATTCGCGTTCATGAGGAGCAATCTGTCAGCACTTTGTTTGATTGATCACCATTAGTACGAACTTTCAATTCTTATAAGTAAATTTGAATAAAAATACCATCCTGTTTTCTTTTGCGTGTTTTCATTGGTAATCAGAAATTTTACGTTTAGACCTTCCTGTTTTGGGGCATTTTTTATAGAGACGGTTATGAACTAAATTAGGAAGGTGACAAAATTATGAGCCCTGTTTTACAAGCAAAAGAGCGCAAGGAATTCCGAAAATCTGCATTGAAGCAGATTAGGAACAGTGGCAATATTCCAGCGGTAATATATGGAGTTAGTTTGGAAAGTAAACCAGTATTTGTGAGTTCGGCGGACTTAACAAAAACACTTCGTGAAGTTGGTCGGAATGGTGTCTTTTCACTGGATCTGGATGGCAGTAAACAAGATGTGATGTTAACGCAATTTCAATCAGATGCACTGAAGAAGGAAATTACCCATGCGGATTTTCTTGCCGTAGATAAATCATCAAAAATAAATGTCGATGTTCGGCTCGTCCTTGTAGGTGAAGCCGCTGGGGTTAAAGATGGTGGGGTCTTACAACAACCACTTCATCAACTATCTATAAGTGCTACTCCTGCAGGGATTCCTCCGCAAGTTGAAGTAGATGTGACCAATCTACAAGTAGGAGAAACCGTAACTATTGCAGATATTAACACCAACGGATCTTATATGATCCAACACGATGCAGAAGAAGTCATTGCTTCCATTCTTCCTCCGAAACAGGAAGAAGAAATTAATTCAGGCGAGCAACAAGCACCAGGTCATCCTGAAAATGAAGAAGGAAGAGAAACAAAGCCTGTTGGAGAATAATTGGGAAAGACGTAACCTCATATTGGTTACGTCTTTTACCATTAATTATATTGTTGATAAACCATCATTGTTTAACAGTTATTAAATAGTTCAGGAGAAAAATATGATAGGTAAATTCTTTAAAAGGTTTACAAGACCGGAAGAGGTAGGAAATATGAAGTTGATTGTTGGCTTGGGGAACCCCGGTAGGCAATATGAACAAACGAGACATAATATTGGATTTGAAGTAATTGATAGGCTCTCAGACCAGTTTGGTATCCCTTTAAATCAATCAAAGTTAAAAGGATTTTATGGTATTGGCTTTTATAAAGGGGAAAAAATATTGCTATTAAAGCCACTTACCTATATGAACTTATCTGGAGAATCGATAAGAGCTATTATGGACTATTATCAAATTGATATGGAGAATTTTCTTGTTGTCTTTGATGATCTTGATTTGCCTGTAGGAAAAATAAGGCTTCGTCAAAAAGGAAGCGCAGGTGGACATAATGGGATTAAATCAACGATTTCCCATTTAGGGACGCAGCAATTTAACCGAATTCGAGTCGGAATTGATCGCCCTGTGAGCGGTATGAACATAGCCGATTATGT
The Neobacillus sp. PS3-40 genome window above contains:
- the pth gene encoding aminoacyl-tRNA hydrolase — its product is MKLIVGLGNPGRQYEQTRHNIGFEVIDRLSDQFGIPLNQSKLKGFYGIGFYKGEKILLLKPLTYMNLSGESIRAIMDYYQIDMENFLVVFDDLDLPVGKIRLRQKGSAGGHNGIKSTISHLGTQQFNRIRVGIDRPVSGMNIADYVLGRFQKEEQVEIQEAVKKSAEACESWLTNPFLQVMNEFNQ
- a CDS encoding 50S ribosomal protein L25/general stress protein Ctc — encoded protein: MSPVLQAKERKEFRKSALKQIRNSGNIPAVIYGVSLESKPVFVSSADLTKTLREVGRNGVFSLDLDGSKQDVMLTQFQSDALKKEITHADFLAVDKSSKINVDVRLVLVGEAAGVKDGGVLQQPLHQLSISATPAGIPPQVEVDVTNLQVGETVTIADINTNGSYMIQHDAEEVIASILPPKQEEEINSGEQQAPGHPENEEGRETKPVGE